CTGTCGTACCTGCCGCAGGAAGCGTCGGTGTTCCGCAAGCTCAACGTCGAGGAAAACATCCGTGCGGTGCTGGAGCTGCAGGTCGACAACGGCAAGCCGCTGTCCAAGGCCGAGATCGAGCGCCGGCTCGATTCGCTGCTCGACGACCTGCAGATTGCCCACCTGCGCAACAACCCGGCGCTGTCGCTGTCCGGCGGCGAGCGGCGGCGCGTGGAAATCGCCCGGGCGCTGGCGTCGTCGCCGCGCTTCATCCTGCTGGACGAGCCGTTCGCCGGTGTGGACCCGATTGCCGTGGGCGAGATCCAGCGCATCGTCAGCTTCCTGAAGGCGCGCAACATCGGCGTGCTGATCACCGACCACAACGTGCGCGAGACGCTGGGCATCTGCGACCACGCGTACATCATCAGCGAAGGCACCGTGCTGGCGGCCGGCCAGCCCGAGGAAATCATCGCCAACGAGTCGGTCCGGCGCGTCTACCTGGGCGAGAATTTCCGCATGTAAAGCGCGGCCCCGCGCCGCCCGCAGGTCATTTTTACCGCACCTGCACACGGCTTTTCCAAAGCCGTTTCCGATCAGCGAAGCCGAAACGATAGGTTCTAGCAAATTCCGTTCCAACAACGGAAAGATGCGCATAGAATAGGTCGCATGAAACCTTCGCTTCAGCTCCGACTCTCCCAGCATCTGGCCCTGACGCCGCAACTGCAGCAATCGATTCGGTTGCTGCAGCTTTCCACGCTCGAACTCCAGCAGGAGGTGGAACAGGCCCTCACGGAAAACCCGCTGCTCGAACGCGAGAACGACTGGATCGAAAGCCCGCTGCGGGTGGCCGCGGACGGGTCCGTCAACCTGCAGAGCGCCCCGGCGCCGGCCCCCGCCGAGCCCCAGGCCAACGGCGACGACCGCACCGATCGCGCCGCTGGCAGCGAGGACGAGGGTTTTGGCGATTCGGGCAGCGAGGACTACGGCAACGACTGGAGCCTGGACGACTTCGCGCGCCGCCCGCAGGGCGACGAGGACGAGAAGACGCCGATGCAGTTGCGCGACGCCGATCCCACGCTGCGCGAATACCTGATGGAGCAATTGACGCCCCTCAAGATCTCGGCGCGCGACAAGGGCCTGGCCATCTTCCTGATCGAATCGCTGGACGACGACGGCTACCTGAGTGCGTCACTCGAGGAAATCTGCAGCGAACTTCCTGAAGAACTCGAGTTCGAACACGATGAAGTGCACGCGATGCTGACACTGCTGCAGAGCTTCGACCCGCCTGGCGTGGGCGCCCGCAATGCCGCGGAATGCCTGAGCCTGCAACTGAAGCGGCTGCAGCATCCGCAGCGCGAGCTGGCCCTGACCATCGTCAACCAGCACCTGGAACTGCTGGCCGTGCGCGACTACACGCGGCTCAAGAAAGCGCTCCAGGTGGACGAAATAGCATTGAAGGCCGCGCACGAGCTGATCCGTTCGCTGGCGCCGTACCCGGGACATGCGTACAGTCGTCCCGAAGCGGATTTCGTGGTGCCGGACGTGTTCGTGCGCAAGAGCGGCAGCGGCTGGATCGCCCAGTTGAACCCCGACGTGATGCCGCGGCTGCGGATCA
This sequence is a window from Cupriavidus pauculus. Protein-coding genes within it:
- the lptB gene encoding LPS export ABC transporter ATP-binding protein — protein: MNDTATLAAAAPSSASAVRTDSSTLVVRHLKKRYGTRTVVKDVSLDVKSGEVVGLLGPNGAGKTTSFYMIVGLVALDEGDIVLDDVHISGLAIHERARMGLSYLPQEASVFRKLNVEENIRAVLELQVDNGKPLSKAEIERRLDSLLDDLQIAHLRNNPALSLSGGERRRVEIARALASSPRFILLDEPFAGVDPIAVGEIQRIVSFLKARNIGVLITDHNVRETLGICDHAYIISEGTVLAAGQPEEIIANESVRRVYLGENFRM
- a CDS encoding RNA polymerase factor sigma-54, translated to MKPSLQLRLSQHLALTPQLQQSIRLLQLSTLELQQEVEQALTENPLLERENDWIESPLRVAADGSVNLQSAPAPAPAEPQANGDDRTDRAAGSEDEGFGDSGSEDYGNDWSLDDFARRPQGDEDEKTPMQLRDADPTLREYLMEQLTPLKISARDKGLAIFLIESLDDDGYLSASLEEICSELPEELEFEHDEVHAMLTLLQSFDPPGVGARNAAECLSLQLKRLQHPQRELALTIVNQHLELLAVRDYTRLKKALQVDEIALKAAHELIRSLAPYPGHAYSRPEADFVVPDVFVRKSGSGWIAQLNPDVMPRLRINDMYAQILRGAKGEAGAAGLQQKLQEARWLIKNIQQRFDTILRVAQAIVERQKNFFSHGEIAMRPLVLREIADTLGLHESTISRVTTNKYMATPMGTFELKYFFGSHVSTETGGAASSTAIRALIKQLIGAEDPRNPLSDSRIAELLGEQGFVVARRTVAKYREALKIPAVNLRKSL